Proteins encoded by one window of Anguilla rostrata isolate EN2019 chromosome 9, ASM1855537v3, whole genome shotgun sequence:
- the LOC135264011 gene encoding beta-galactosidase-1-like protein 2 isoform X2 — protein sequence MVVIRIRNVHRRHYALLCFSIAGFIIYNYIGMQARVRRVSRSEGLSANSSLFTLAGEEFRVLGGSVHYFRVPRAYWKDRLLKMKACGLNTLTTYVPWNLHEPEKGLFTFQRELDLEAFINLAAEVGLWVILRPGPYICSEMDLGGLPSWLLRDENMKLRTTYPGFTEAVSNFFDKLIPKVVPLQFKKGGPIIAVQVENEYGSYAKDRDYMPFIKEALQSRGIDELLLTSDNYDGLKYGGVDGALRTVNMQKLKPEGLKYLDAVQARRPKLVMEYWAGWFDSWGDLHHVFAAEDMVAMVRKILKKGMSVNLYMFHGGTNFGFMSGALAEPTYKALATSYDYDAPLTEAGDYTPKYHLLRDLFSRYHTEKLPEMPPLRWKESYEAAIMYQHLSLWDALQFTGEPFKSARPVNMENLPVNNGNGQSSGYTLYETTITSGGLLRSGNNVRDRALVFVDRRYIGIFKYKSLELAVPDGKGKRTLSFLVENCGRVHYGKSLDNQHKGLVGDVVLNNIPLRDFTIYSLEMKPSFIERLYSAPWKFHPAPRAFPGFFQGRLFVDGYPSDVFVKLPGWNKGVVFINGQNLGRYWAIGPQQALYLPGPWLNSGINQVIVFEEVESDGKVHFEDSPDLGMTVDV from the exons ATGGTTGTGATTAGAATAAGGAATGTTCACAGAAGACACTATGCCCTTCTCTGTTTTAGTATCGCCGGGTTTATTATATACAACTATATCGG catgcaGGCGAGGGTGAGGAGGGTGAGCAGGAGCGAGGGGCTGAGCGCGAACTCCTCCCTGTTCACTCTGGCGGGGGAGGAGTTCCGCGTCCTGGGGGGGTCCGTCCACTATTTCCGCGTCCCCAGGGCGTACTGGAAAGACCGGCTCCTGAAGATGAAGGCCTGTGGCCTGAACACCCTCACCAC CTACGTGCCTTGGAATCTACATGAACCTGAGAAAGGTCTTTTCACCTTCCAAAGGGAGCTGGATTTAGA AGCTTTTATCAACCTGGCAGCCGAAGTGGGCCTCTGGGTAATCCTACGGCCCGGGCCGTACATCTGCTCTGAAATGGACCTCGGAGGATTACCGAG TTGGCTTCTACGGGATGAAAACATGAAGCTGAGGACAACGTACCCAGGCTTCACAGAGGCCGTGAGCAACTTCTTTGACAAACTCATCCCAAAAGTCGTTCCACTTCAG tttaaaaagggAGGCCCCATTATTGCAGTCCAGGTGGAGAATGAATACGGGTCCTACGCGAAGGACAGGGATTACATGCCTTTCATCAAAGAG GCTCTGCAATCCAGGGGGATCGACGAGCTGCTTCTGACGTCTGACAACTACGATGGGCTGAAGTACGGGGGCGTGGATGGAG CACTCAGGACTGTCAATATGCAGAAGCTTAAGCCCGAAGGATTGAAATACCTGGACGCTGTGCAGGCAAGG CGCCCCAAGCTGGTGATGGAATACTGGGCCGGGTGGTTCGATTCCTGGGGCGACCTGCACCACGTATTCGCGGCAGAGG acatggttgccatggtgaggaAGATTCTGAAGAAGGGCATGTCAGTTAACCTGTACATGTTTCACGGGGGGACGAACTTCGGCTTCATGAGCGGAGCGCTGGCTGAGCCGACATACAAGGCTTTGGCCACGAGCTACG ATTACGATGCCCCGCTAACTGAGGCCGGGGATTACACCCCTAAATACCACCTCCTGCGGGATCTATTCAGCCGCTATCACA CCGAGAAGCTTCCGGAAATGCCGCCCCTTCGCTGGAAGGAGAGTTACGAGGCGGCGATCATGTACCAGCACCTCTCTCTGTGGGACGCCCTGCAGTTCACCGGTGAG CCTTTCAAATCGGCGAGGCCGGTCAATATGGAGAACCTTCCCGTGAACAACGGCAACGGGCAGTCTTCTGGGTACACTCTGTACGAGACCACCATCACCAGCGGGGGCCTCCTGCGCTCTGGAAACAACGTGCGAGACAGAGCACTG GTGTTTGTCGACAGACGTTACATCggcattttcaaatacaagaGCCTGGAACTTGCAGTGCCTGATGGGAAG GGCAAACGAACACTGAGTTTTCTTGTGGAGAACTGTGGTCGAGTGCACTATGGGAAATCTTTAGACAACCAGCACAAAG GTCTGGTGGGTGATGTCGTACTGAACAACATCCCACTGAGAGACTTCACAATTTACAGCCTGGAAATGAAGCCCAGCTTCATTGAACG TCTGTATTCAGCGCCATGGAAATTCCACCCAGCACCGCGCGCCTTCCCAGGGTTCTTCCAGGGCAGGCTGTTTGTGGATGGCTATCCCAGTGATGTCTTCGTCAAGCTGCCG GGCTGGAACAAAGGAGTGGTATTTATAAACGGGCAGAATCTTGGACGGTACTGGGCCATCGGGCCCCAGCAAGCCCTCTACCTCCCGGGACCTTGGCTCAACAGCGGAATCAATCAG GTCATTGTGTTTGAGGAAGTGGAATCAGACGGCAAAGTCCATTTCGAGGACTCGCCGGATCTGGGCATGACCGTCGACGTTTAG
- the LOC135264011 gene encoding beta-galactosidase-1-like protein 2 isoform X1, whose translation MVVIRIRNVHRRHYALLCFSIAGFIIYNYIGMQARVRRVSRSEGLSANSSLFTLAGEEFRVLGGSVHYFRVPRAYWKDRLLKMKACGLNTLTTYVPWNLHEPEKGLFTFQRELDLEAFINLAAEVGLWVILRPGPYICSEMDLGGLPSWLLRDENMKLRTTYPGFTEAVSNFFDKLIPKVVPLQFKKGGPIIAVQVENEYGSYAKDRDYMPFIKEALQSRGIDELLLTSDNYDGLKYGGVDGALRTVNMQKLKPEGLKYLDAVQPHRPKLVMEYWAGWFDSWGDLHHVFAAEDMVAMVRKILKKGMSVNLYMFHGGTNFGFMSGALAEPTYKALATSYDYDAPLTEAGDYTPKYHLLRDLFSRYHTEKLPEMPPLRWKESYEAAIMYQHLSLWDALQFTGEPFKSARPVNMENLPVNNGNGQSSGYTLYETTITSGGLLRSGNNVRDRALVFVDRRYIGIFKYKSLELAVPDGKGKRTLSFLVENCGRVHYGKSLDNQHKGLVGDVVLNNIPLRDFTIYSLEMKPSFIERLYSAPWKFHPAPRAFPGFFQGRLFVDGYPSDVFVKLPGWNKGVVFINGQNLGRYWAIGPQQALYLPGPWLNSGINQVIVFEEVESDGKVHFEDSPDLGMTVDV comes from the exons ATGGTTGTGATTAGAATAAGGAATGTTCACAGAAGACACTATGCCCTTCTCTGTTTTAGTATCGCCGGGTTTATTATATACAACTATATCGG catgcaGGCGAGGGTGAGGAGGGTGAGCAGGAGCGAGGGGCTGAGCGCGAACTCCTCCCTGTTCACTCTGGCGGGGGAGGAGTTCCGCGTCCTGGGGGGGTCCGTCCACTATTTCCGCGTCCCCAGGGCGTACTGGAAAGACCGGCTCCTGAAGATGAAGGCCTGTGGCCTGAACACCCTCACCAC CTACGTGCCTTGGAATCTACATGAACCTGAGAAAGGTCTTTTCACCTTCCAAAGGGAGCTGGATTTAGA AGCTTTTATCAACCTGGCAGCCGAAGTGGGCCTCTGGGTAATCCTACGGCCCGGGCCGTACATCTGCTCTGAAATGGACCTCGGAGGATTACCGAG TTGGCTTCTACGGGATGAAAACATGAAGCTGAGGACAACGTACCCAGGCTTCACAGAGGCCGTGAGCAACTTCTTTGACAAACTCATCCCAAAAGTCGTTCCACTTCAG tttaaaaagggAGGCCCCATTATTGCAGTCCAGGTGGAGAATGAATACGGGTCCTACGCGAAGGACAGGGATTACATGCCTTTCATCAAAGAG GCTCTGCAATCCAGGGGGATCGACGAGCTGCTTCTGACGTCTGACAACTACGATGGGCTGAAGTACGGGGGCGTGGATGGAG CACTCAGGACTGTCAATATGCAGAAGCTTAAGCCCGAAGGATTGAAATACCTGGACGCTGTGCAG CCACACCGCCCCAAGCTGGTGATGGAATACTGGGCCGGGTGGTTCGATTCCTGGGGCGACCTGCACCACGTATTCGCGGCAGAGG acatggttgccatggtgaggaAGATTCTGAAGAAGGGCATGTCAGTTAACCTGTACATGTTTCACGGGGGGACGAACTTCGGCTTCATGAGCGGAGCGCTGGCTGAGCCGACATACAAGGCTTTGGCCACGAGCTACG ATTACGATGCCCCGCTAACTGAGGCCGGGGATTACACCCCTAAATACCACCTCCTGCGGGATCTATTCAGCCGCTATCACA CCGAGAAGCTTCCGGAAATGCCGCCCCTTCGCTGGAAGGAGAGTTACGAGGCGGCGATCATGTACCAGCACCTCTCTCTGTGGGACGCCCTGCAGTTCACCGGTGAG CCTTTCAAATCGGCGAGGCCGGTCAATATGGAGAACCTTCCCGTGAACAACGGCAACGGGCAGTCTTCTGGGTACACTCTGTACGAGACCACCATCACCAGCGGGGGCCTCCTGCGCTCTGGAAACAACGTGCGAGACAGAGCACTG GTGTTTGTCGACAGACGTTACATCggcattttcaaatacaagaGCCTGGAACTTGCAGTGCCTGATGGGAAG GGCAAACGAACACTGAGTTTTCTTGTGGAGAACTGTGGTCGAGTGCACTATGGGAAATCTTTAGACAACCAGCACAAAG GTCTGGTGGGTGATGTCGTACTGAACAACATCCCACTGAGAGACTTCACAATTTACAGCCTGGAAATGAAGCCCAGCTTCATTGAACG TCTGTATTCAGCGCCATGGAAATTCCACCCAGCACCGCGCGCCTTCCCAGGGTTCTTCCAGGGCAGGCTGTTTGTGGATGGCTATCCCAGTGATGTCTTCGTCAAGCTGCCG GGCTGGAACAAAGGAGTGGTATTTATAAACGGGCAGAATCTTGGACGGTACTGGGCCATCGGGCCCCAGCAAGCCCTCTACCTCCCGGGACCTTGGCTCAACAGCGGAATCAATCAG GTCATTGTGTTTGAGGAAGTGGAATCAGACGGCAAAGTCCATTTCGAGGACTCGCCGGATCTGGGCATGACCGTCGACGTTTAG